The Vicinamibacteria bacterium genome includes a window with the following:
- a CDS encoding metalloregulator ArsR/SmtB family transcription factor, whose protein sequence is MAERHDTDVLFKALADPSRRKLLDLLHAHDGRTLNELCEHLDMTRQGVTQHLDLLEAANLVATVRRGREKLHFLNPVPLQAIYERWIAKFEKPRLKALDDLKRRLEKANG, encoded by the coding sequence ATGGCAGAGCGCCACGACACCGACGTGCTGTTCAAGGCCCTGGCCGATCCCAGCCGGCGCAAGCTGCTGGACCTGCTGCATGCGCACGACGGCCGCACACTCAACGAGCTGTGCGAGCACCTGGACATGACGCGGCAGGGCGTGACGCAGCACTTGGACTTGCTGGAGGCGGCCAACCTGGTCGCCACCGTGCGGCGCGGCCGCGAAAAGCTCCACTTCCTCAATCCCGTACCGCTGCAGGCGATCTACGAGCGCTGGATTGCCAAGTTCGAGAAGCCGCGCCTCAAGGCGCTTGACGATCTGAAACGACGACTGGAGAAAGCCAATGGCTAG
- a CDS encoding SRPBCC family protein has translation MARSTFVYVSYIRTTPEKLWSALTDVEFIKQYWFGVRCECQWTVGSSWKLVAGDGQILDAGEILEAERPRRLVIRWQHQNKPELKAEGESQCTMELEPSGTAVKLSITHTVEREPSKFIEAVSGGWPKVVSNLKSLLETGSIVLPDPYPTGNQRQMPAASR, from the coding sequence ATGGCTAGATCAACCTTTGTCTATGTGAGCTACATCCGCACCACGCCGGAGAAGCTGTGGTCAGCTCTGACCGACGTGGAGTTCATAAAGCAGTACTGGTTCGGCGTGCGCTGCGAGTGCCAGTGGACGGTGGGATCCTCGTGGAAGTTGGTGGCCGGCGACGGTCAAATCCTCGACGCCGGCGAGATCCTCGAGGCCGAGCGCCCGCGGCGCCTAGTGATCCGCTGGCAGCACCAGAACAAGCCCGAGCTCAAGGCCGAGGGCGAGTCGCAATGCACGATGGAGCTGGAGCCCAGTGGAACGGCGGTCAAGCTCTCCATCACCCACACCGTCGAGCGCGAACCCTCGAAATTCATCGAGGCGGTGTCCGGCGGCTGGCCGAAGGTCGTCTCCAACCTGAAGTCCCTGCTGGAGACCGGCTCCATCGTTCTGCCCGACCCGTACCCGACGGGCAATCAGCGGCAGATGCCTGCGGCCAGCCGCTGA
- the bla gene encoding subclass B3 metallo-beta-lactamase: MRCCAIFLMSILIAPLVGAQSNETYRSMNRPAAPYLIIGNLYSVGASDITSFLVATPEGHIIINGGFVETAPQIQQNVRALGFRLEDVKILLQSHAHFDHAAGIPRLRELTGARVMVMEGDDGVFAAGGKGDYLFGEEYFWPPCPVDRVLHDGEKVSLGGATLTAVRTPGHTPGCTTWTLDVKDAEKTRQVVIVGSMSINPGTRLLNKPSYPGIAEDYAKTFRVLKGLSGEVFLASHASLYGADDKARRLRTGATPNPFIDPVGYQTAVARAEQVYHKQLDQERGEASGGRPSGSVHEDVPATIDPRARYLIYLHGRILEDQGRHAVSPDFGPYAYDAILAALAERGFTVISEVRKGEASLPFAARVAGQVRALVKAGAAPERVTLLGASKGGFLALAAAAELGEDGLNVVVLGSCGGGTEALAPRLRGRVLSVYDEVDRFHPSCRETFARAPQLKAAKEAVLKLGLDHGLLFTPRKEWLDPATGWPPP, from the coding sequence ATGCGCTGCTGCGCGATCTTCCTCATGTCGATCTTGATTGCCCCCCTCGTGGGCGCGCAGTCGAACGAGACCTACCGCTCCATGAATCGGCCGGCGGCGCCCTATCTCATCATCGGCAACCTCTATTCCGTGGGGGCGAGCGACATCACCTCGTTCCTGGTGGCGACCCCGGAAGGCCACATCATCATCAACGGCGGCTTCGTGGAGACCGCGCCCCAGATCCAGCAAAACGTGCGCGCGCTGGGCTTCCGCCTGGAGGACGTGAAGATCCTGCTCCAGAGCCACGCCCACTTCGACCACGCCGCGGGCATCCCGCGCCTGCGGGAGCTCACGGGAGCCCGGGTCATGGTGATGGAAGGGGACGACGGGGTGTTCGCGGCCGGCGGCAAAGGGGACTATCTCTTCGGGGAGGAGTACTTCTGGCCCCCCTGTCCGGTGGACCGGGTCCTCCACGACGGCGAGAAAGTCTCGCTCGGAGGCGCGACCCTGACCGCCGTCCGCACTCCCGGCCACACCCCCGGCTGCACGACCTGGACCCTCGACGTCAAGGACGCGGAGAAGACCCGACAGGTCGTCATCGTGGGGAGCATGAGCATCAACCCCGGCACACGCCTCCTGAACAAGCCTTCTTACCCAGGCATCGCGGAGGACTACGCGAAGACGTTCCGCGTCCTCAAAGGGTTGTCCGGGGAGGTCTTCCTCGCCTCCCACGCCTCCCTCTACGGAGCGGACGACAAGGCGCGCCGGCTCCGCACCGGGGCCACCCCCAACCCCTTCATCGACCCCGTGGGCTACCAGACGGCCGTGGCCCGGGCCGAGCAGGTCTACCACAAGCAGCTGGACCAAGAGCGGGGGGAGGCGAGCGGTGGCCGCCCTTCCGGGTCCGTCCACGAGGACGTGCCGGCCACGATCGATCCCCGCGCTCGCTATCTCATCTACCTGCACGGCCGCATCCTGGAGGACCAGGGCCGCCACGCGGTCAGCCCCGACTTCGGGCCCTACGCGTACGACGCGATCCTGGCTGCCCTGGCCGAGCGTGGCTTCACCGTGATCAGCGAGGTCCGGAAGGGAGAGGCCAGCCTTCCCTTCGCGGCCCGGGTGGCCGGCCAGGTCCGGGCGCTCGTCAAAGCGGGCGCGGCCCCGGAGAGGGTGACCCTGCTCGGCGCTTCCAAGGGCGGCTTCCTCGCCCTCGCGGCCGCGGCGGAGCTGGGCGAGGACGGCTTGAACGTCGTCGTCCTCGGCTCCTGCGGCGGGGGGACCGAGGCGCTGGCCCCCCGGCTCCGGGGGCGCGTCCTCTCCGTCTACGACGAGGTCGATCGCTTCCACCCCTCCTGTCGCGAAACGTTCGCCCGCGCTCCCCAGCTCAAGGCCGCGAAGGAAGCGGTCCTGAAGCTGGGCCTCGACCACGGGCTTCTCTTCACGCCCCGGAAGGAATGGCTGGATCCGGCGACCGGCTGGCCGCCGCCATGA
- a CDS encoding SpoIIE family protein phosphatase: MKLRTQLILAFLLLSVVPLSGVTVYSYVSSQRAFRRAVAEEAGALAEDMSSRLDAVAHELSGRIERMRQRSREPRGAAYQKARLDALATAEQAELRSLLLTVLSGGQRQPGGIPFALDADRKIYAPDPADLKTLQALGLTLVTGPEPRMTSAGSGDWVVVSRRDPESGLTLGVARPVGESLREIRRTAVRNLGYGLGMVCLALFGILPLSRGMTRNLATLTEGAERLARGDLDAQVPMLSGREFGRLAATFNRLAKDLRAHQEHLLQEERLHKELEMCRRIQEYLLPRSPLRLPFAEANGVSIPAREVGGDFFNYFGLADGEAALMVGDVSGKGLPAALLMANVQATLRARLPLESDLAVLAAQLDDEMAASTLGATYLTLFLAILDGRGGVLRYVSAGHNTQVGLRADGRLECLESTGRPLGLLPGGGYEERRVALGAGDGLFLFTDGLVEAENEGGEAFGMGRLEALLVEERESNVARLLARVGEALRAHRGDMDASDDATMVVLRVGQAQGSA; encoded by the coding sequence ATGAAGCTCCGCACCCAGCTCATCCTGGCCTTCCTCCTCCTGAGCGTCGTTCCCCTGAGCGGCGTGACCGTCTACTCGTACGTGTCCTCCCAGCGGGCCTTCCGGCGGGCGGTGGCGGAGGAGGCGGGGGCTCTGGCCGAGGACATGAGCAGCCGGCTGGACGCCGTGGCCCACGAGCTCTCCGGCCGTATCGAAAGGATGCGCCAGCGGTCGCGGGAGCCCCGCGGCGCCGCCTATCAGAAGGCGCGCCTGGACGCGCTCGCCACCGCGGAGCAGGCTGAGCTGCGCAGCCTCCTCCTCACCGTCCTCTCCGGTGGCCAGCGTCAGCCGGGCGGGATCCCATTCGCCCTCGACGCCGACCGCAAGATCTACGCCCCGGACCCCGCGGATCTGAAGACCCTCCAGGCCCTGGGTTTGACCCTGGTCACCGGCCCCGAGCCCCGCATGACCTCCGCGGGGAGCGGGGACTGGGTGGTAGTCTCCCGCCGCGACCCCGAATCCGGCTTGACTCTGGGCGTGGCCCGCCCGGTCGGGGAGTCGCTCCGGGAGATCCGACGCACCGCGGTGCGAAACCTCGGCTACGGCCTGGGCATGGTGTGTCTCGCGCTCTTCGGCATCCTGCCCCTCTCGCGAGGCATGACCCGGAACCTGGCCACCCTCACCGAGGGGGCGGAGCGCCTGGCCCGCGGGGATCTGGATGCGCAGGTGCCGATGCTCTCCGGGCGGGAGTTCGGACGCCTGGCCGCCACGTTCAATCGCCTGGCCAAGGACCTGCGCGCCCACCAGGAGCACCTCTTGCAGGAGGAGCGGCTGCACAAGGAGCTCGAGATGTGCCGCCGCATCCAGGAGTACCTGCTCCCCCGGTCGCCCCTGCGCCTCCCATTCGCGGAGGCGAACGGGGTTTCGATTCCCGCCCGCGAGGTGGGGGGCGATTTCTTCAACTACTTCGGGCTCGCGGACGGAGAAGCGGCCTTGATGGTCGGTGACGTCTCGGGCAAGGGCTTGCCGGCCGCGCTGCTCATGGCCAACGTCCAGGCCACCCTCCGCGCCCGCCTGCCCCTGGAGAGCGACCTCGCGGTGCTCGCGGCGCAGCTGGACGACGAAATGGCAGCCTCCACCCTTGGCGCCACCTACTTGACCCTCTTCCTCGCCATCCTTGATGGGCGGGGGGGTGTGCTGCGCTACGTGAGCGCCGGCCACAACACGCAGGTGGGGTTGCGGGCGGATGGTCGCCTGGAATGCCTGGAGTCCACGGGCCGGCCGCTGGGTCTGCTTCCCGGGGGCGGCTACGAGGAGCGCCGGGTGGCCCTGGGCGCGGGGGACGGCCTCTTTCTCTTCACCGACGGCCTGGTGGAGGCGGAGAACGAGGGGGGGGAGGCCTTCGGCATGGGCCGGCTGGAGGCCCTCCTGGTCGAGGAGCGGGAGAGCAACGTGGCCCGGCTCCTCGCCCGTGTCGGCGAAGCGCTGCGGGCCCACCGCGGGGACATGGACGCTTCGGACGACGCCACCATGGTGGTCTTGCGGGTGGGGCAAGCCCAAGGTTCCGCCTGA
- a CDS encoding methyltransferase domain-containing protein: protein MASMRAYYDRRAPEYDDWYTGEGLFAARERPGWEEERAAVIRLVAGLPPARVLDVACGTGYLTRHLQGAVLGLDQSAAMLSVARGRAPRASWVRGDALALPFPDRRFDRVFVAHFYGHLLPDDRALFLGEARAVGDELVIVDAACRGGPPRDEWQERILSDGSRHKVFKRFFSAPALLAELGGGKVLHEGHWFVAVTASSVRRETTRAAAAGWGD from the coding sequence ATGGCTTCGATGAGGGCCTACTACGACCGTCGGGCCCCCGAGTACGACGACTGGTATACGGGCGAGGGCCTTTTCGCCGCCCGTGAGCGGCCGGGCTGGGAGGAGGAGCGGGCCGCCGTCATCCGCCTGGTCGCGGGTCTCCCCCCCGCCCGGGTCCTCGACGTGGCCTGCGGGACCGGTTATCTCACCCGGCACCTCCAGGGTGCCGTCCTGGGCCTCGATCAGAGCGCGGCCATGCTGAGCGTCGCCCGCGGCCGCGCCCCCCGCGCCTCCTGGGTGCGCGGGGACGCCCTGGCCCTCCCCTTTCCCGATCGCAGGTTCGACCGCGTCTTCGTCGCCCATTTCTACGGGCACCTGCTACCCGACGACCGGGCGCTGTTTCTGGGCGAAGCCCGCGCGGTGGGGGACGAGCTCGTGATCGTGGATGCGGCCTGTCGGGGGGGCCCTCCCCGCGACGAGTGGCAGGAGCGGATCCTCTCCGACGGGTCGCGGCACAAGGTCTTCAAGCGCTTCTTCTCCGCCCCCGCGCTCCTCGCGGAGCTCGGGGGAGGAAAGGTCCTCCACGAGGGCCACTGGTTCGTGGCGGTGACGGCGTCGAGCGTCCGAAGGGAGACGACGCGCGCGGCGGCGGCGGGCTGGGGGGACTAG
- a CDS encoding MFS transporter gives MLALSRDGRLVFAGRALRTFSFGYLSVVLALFLSERGLSAAQIGGVFTATLVEDAVLTTLLAAVADRVGRRRILILTAPFIAVAGVFLAVAHDPWVLMAAAVLGTLSPSGQEAGPFSPLEQAMLAEAVPAEARTRAYAWYNICGFLPAALGALAAGLWLHAVEARGGTPIEAYRGLLWLYAGGGLALTLLYTRLAPDRRSTSPPSPLGLHRSRGIVLELAALQSVDALAGGFIVQALLAYWFHLRFGVGPEVLGPLFFGTNLLSALSFLAAAPVGERIGLLNTMVLTHLPSNVLLLLVPLMPSFPLAAAALLARHLLSQMDVPTRQAYTMALVAPDERSAAAGFTTSARALAQSAAPVFSGFALARAASGVPFFLAGGLKIAYDLALYFRFRGVPLADPPPPR, from the coding sequence GTGCTCGCCCTCAGCCGCGACGGGCGCCTCGTCTTCGCGGGCCGCGCCCTGCGAACGTTCTCCTTCGGCTACCTGTCGGTGGTGCTGGCCCTTTTCTTGTCGGAGCGGGGCCTCTCCGCGGCCCAGATCGGCGGGGTGTTCACGGCCACCCTGGTCGAGGACGCGGTCCTCACCACCCTGCTGGCCGCGGTGGCGGATCGGGTGGGGAGGCGGCGCATCTTGATCCTGACCGCCCCCTTCATTGCGGTGGCGGGGGTGTTTCTGGCCGTGGCCCATGATCCCTGGGTGCTGATGGCGGCGGCCGTCCTCGGCACCCTCAGCCCCAGCGGGCAGGAGGCGGGGCCCTTCTCTCCCCTCGAGCAGGCCATGCTCGCGGAAGCCGTGCCCGCGGAGGCGCGGACGCGCGCCTACGCCTGGTACAACATCTGCGGGTTCCTGCCCGCCGCCCTGGGCGCCTTGGCCGCGGGGCTCTGGCTGCACGCGGTCGAGGCGCGGGGGGGGACCCCCATAGAAGCCTACCGCGGGCTGCTCTGGCTCTATGCCGGGGGCGGCCTGGCCCTGACCCTTCTCTACACCCGCCTCGCTCCGGACCGACGCTCGACCTCCCCGCCCTCTCCGCTCGGGCTTCACCGCTCCCGCGGGATCGTCCTGGAGCTGGCCGCCCTGCAGTCGGTGGACGCGCTGGCGGGGGGATTCATCGTCCAGGCCCTGCTCGCGTACTGGTTTCACCTGCGGTTCGGCGTCGGCCCCGAGGTTCTGGGGCCGCTCTTCTTCGGCACCAACCTGCTCTCCGCCCTGTCCTTCCTGGCCGCCGCCCCCGTGGGCGAGCGGATCGGACTCCTGAACACCATGGTCCTGACCCACCTGCCCTCCAACGTGCTGCTCCTGCTCGTCCCCCTCATGCCCTCGTTCCCTCTGGCCGCGGCGGCCCTCCTGGCCCGTCACCTGCTGTCCCAGATGGATGTCCCCACCCGCCAGGCCTACACCATGGCCCTGGTCGCGCCCGACGAGCGGTCCGCGGCCGCCGGCTTCACCACCAGCGCGCGGGCCCTGGCCCAGTCCGCGGCCCCGGTATTCTCCGGTTTTGCCTTGGCCCGGGCGGCGAGCGGCGTGCCCTTCTTCCTGGCCGGGGGCCTGAAGATCGCGTACGACCTCGCCCTCTACTTCCGGTTCCGCGGCGTGCCCCTCGCCGATCCTCCGCCCCCCCGCTGA
- a CDS encoding GntG family PLP-dependent aldolase, with product MTAPIDLRSDTVTRPTPAMRQAMAEAEVGDDYYAEDPTVNRLQEEAAQRLGFEAALFVPSGTMGNEIAIRLLTEPGQEVLADERSHVVQYELSGMAALSGVAPHVVVTEDGRLTPDHVRRALKPPALNRAQVGLVVLENTHNLAGGVVSSARETAETIAACREAGLNVHIDGARVWNAAVAEGVAPRELLKGADTAMVTFSKGLCAPVGSMLLCSARLYPRARRVRQQLGGGMRQAGILAAAGLVGLHTMVHRLVEDHENAQVLARRLALAPRVRVLPARTNIVVGRMEQDRAPEVAAALALRGVLASAMDASTLRLVTHHDVSRADCERAADALAAVLA from the coding sequence GTGACCGCACCCATAGACCTCCGGTCGGACACCGTGACCCGGCCCACGCCCGCCATGCGGCAGGCCATGGCCGAAGCCGAGGTCGGGGACGACTATTACGCAGAGGACCCCACCGTCAACCGGCTGCAGGAGGAGGCGGCGCAACGCCTGGGCTTCGAGGCCGCCCTCTTCGTCCCCTCGGGGACCATGGGGAACGAGATCGCGATTCGGCTCCTCACGGAGCCGGGCCAGGAGGTTCTGGCGGACGAGCGCAGCCACGTGGTGCAGTACGAGCTCTCGGGCATGGCCGCGCTCTCGGGGGTGGCCCCCCACGTGGTGGTGACGGAGGACGGGCGCCTGACGCCCGATCACGTTCGGCGGGCGCTCAAGCCCCCGGCCCTCAACCGGGCCCAGGTCGGCCTCGTGGTCCTCGAGAATACCCATAACCTCGCGGGGGGAGTGGTGTCCTCCGCGCGGGAGACCGCGGAAACGATCGCGGCCTGCCGCGAGGCGGGCCTGAACGTGCACATCGACGGGGCCCGGGTGTGGAACGCGGCGGTGGCGGAGGGGGTAGCGCCGCGGGAGCTGCTGAAAGGCGCCGACACCGCGATGGTGACCTTCTCCAAGGGACTCTGCGCACCCGTGGGCTCCATGCTCCTCTGCTCGGCGCGTCTTTATCCCCGAGCGCGGCGGGTGCGGCAGCAGCTCGGGGGGGGCATGCGCCAAGCCGGGATATTGGCCGCGGCTGGCCTCGTTGGTCTGCACACCATGGTCCATCGGCTGGTCGAGGACCACGAGAACGCCCAAGTCCTGGCCCGCCGTCTCGCGCTCGCCCCCCGCGTGCGCGTCCTGCCCGCGCGCACGAACATCGTGGTGGGGAGGATGGAACAAGACCGGGCCCCGGAGGTGGCGGCGGCCCTGGCCCTTCGCGGCGTGCTCGCCTCCGCCATGGACGCCTCCACCCTGCGCCTCGTGACCCACCACGACGTCTCGCGTGCCGATTGCGAGCGAGCCGCGGACGCGCTCGCCGCCGTCCTCGCCTGA
- a CDS encoding sterol desaturase family protein, whose translation MILKSVDGIPLPEFPQGVVLADEAKKARRRFYPVTILYTTYAAIVVPLALYSRPLVTLASLALGVVIWTWLEYIVHRFILHGRFPDGKNWLKHRMHTFFDTMHGDHHQRPWDGLYINGYLDSIPFAVLFVLAASRAPLATAPVVVAALLLCYVMEEWVHYTVHFHLFRWKYFDYIRRHHMYHHSKRGAEVGYGLTSGLWDLLVGTRIPEDDRKLLYARGPRDRAA comes from the coding sequence ATGATCCTGAAATCCGTTGATGGCATCCCCTTGCCCGAGTTCCCCCAGGGGGTCGTTCTCGCCGACGAGGCCAAAAAGGCCCGCCGACGCTTCTACCCGGTGACGATCCTCTACACGACCTACGCGGCGATCGTGGTGCCGCTCGCCCTTTACTCGCGCCCGCTCGTGACCCTGGCCTCCCTCGCGCTCGGGGTCGTCATCTGGACTTGGCTCGAGTACATCGTGCATCGCTTCATCCTCCACGGCCGGTTCCCGGACGGGAAGAACTGGCTCAAACACCGGATGCACACCTTCTTCGACACCATGCATGGGGATCACCACCAGCGCCCCTGGGACGGCCTGTACATCAACGGTTACTTGGACAGCATCCCCTTCGCGGTGCTCTTTGTCCTCGCCGCCTCCCGGGCTCCCTTGGCCACCGCCCCCGTGGTGGTGGCGGCCCTGCTGCTGTGCTACGTGATGGAGGAGTGGGTGCACTACACCGTGCATTTCCACCTTTTCCGGTGGAAGTACTTCGACTACATCCGCCGCCACCACATGTACCACCACAGCAAGCGGGGGGCGGAGGTGGGTTACGGCCTCACGAGCGGCCTTTGGGACCTGCTCGTGGGGACGCGGATCCCGGAGGATGACCGCAAGCTCCTCTACGCCCGCGGGCCGCGCGACCGCGCGGCGTGA
- a CDS encoding DinB family protein — MTNKDALGRLLEYTTWANHRIVRSAATLSVDDFKRDLGSSHGGVRGTLAHMLGAEWLWLERFKGVSPPRMIDEGEFPDVLALRERWRVVEEHRKAWFKSLREQAVREKVRYQNLKGRPFEAPLWQLVQHVANHSTYHRGQVTTLLRFLKARVVSTDLVFWDRERAERRRARG, encoded by the coding sequence ATGACCAACAAGGATGCGCTCGGCCGGCTGCTGGAATACACGACCTGGGCCAACCACCGGATCGTGCGCTCGGCGGCCACCCTGAGTGTCGACGACTTCAAGCGCGACCTCGGATCCAGCCATGGGGGGGTGCGGGGCACCCTCGCCCACATGCTGGGAGCGGAGTGGCTCTGGCTGGAGCGGTTCAAAGGGGTCTCCCCGCCGCGCATGATCGACGAGGGGGAGTTTCCCGATGTGCTCGCCCTCCGCGAGCGGTGGCGGGTGGTGGAGGAGCATCGGAAGGCCTGGTTCAAGAGCCTCCGGGAGCAGGCGGTGCGCGAGAAGGTCCGCTACCAAAATCTCAAGGGCAGGCCGTTCGAGGCTCCCCTCTGGCAGCTCGTCCAGCACGTCGCCAACCACTCGACGTACCACCGCGGCCAGGTCACCACCCTCCTCCGGTTCCTGAAAGCCCGCGTCGTCTCCACGGACCTCGTTTTCTGGGATCGGGAGCGCGCAGAGCGGCGGCGGGCGCGCGGATGA
- a CDS encoding tautomerase family protein: MPLVRISLAPGRGPDDRRAIADGVHRALMETAGVPAADRFQVVEEVPGPDLHFSPEYLGIAHTPGIVFVQIFLNVGRSVEVKKALYARMAENLAASPGLRKEDLVINLVEVAKENWSFGNGLMGYPP; encoded by the coding sequence ATGCCCCTCGTGCGCATCAGTCTTGCTCCCGGCCGCGGCCCCGACGACCGGCGGGCCATCGCAGACGGCGTCCATCGGGCCCTGATGGAGACCGCGGGCGTGCCCGCCGCCGACCGCTTCCAGGTCGTGGAGGAGGTACCGGGGCCGGACCTGCACTTTAGCCCCGAATATCTCGGAATCGCGCACACCCCGGGGATCGTCTTTGTGCAGATCTTCCTCAACGTCGGGCGCTCGGTGGAGGTCAAGAAAGCCCTCTACGCGAGGATGGCGGAGAACCTGGCCGCCTCCCCGGGCCTGCGCAAGGAGGACCTGGTGATCAACCTCGTGGAGGTGGCCAAGGAGAACTGGTCCTTCGGCAACGGCCTCATGGGATACCCGCCCTGA
- a CDS encoding cytoplasmic protein produces the protein MLPRRPSPGPESFQEFQASVLFCGRCQTAQPVRERLLLILPDGELHEYLCRACGSSVGSRKVTGAVPLLIES, from the coding sequence ATGCTGCCACGACGTCCCTCGCCCGGGCCGGAGAGCTTCCAGGAGTTTCAGGCCTCCGTCCTCTTCTGCGGGCGCTGCCAAACCGCCCAGCCGGTCCGGGAGCGGCTGCTCCTGATCCTGCCCGACGGCGAGCTCCACGAGTACCTCTGCCGGGCCTGCGGGTCGTCGGTGGGCTCGCGCAAGGTAACGGGGGCGGTTCCTCTACTGATCGAGTCTTGA